One segment of Thamnophis elegans isolate rThaEle1 chromosome 16, rThaEle1.pri, whole genome shotgun sequence DNA contains the following:
- the CTXN2 gene encoding LOW QUALITY PROTEIN: cortexin-2 (The sequence of the model RefSeq protein was modified relative to this genomic sequence to represent the inferred CDS: inserted 1 base in 1 codon; deleted 1 base in 1 codon), producing MSSSYCNNVSVTMSVNEVSSFPLTLEQKTXFAFVGILCVFLGLLIIRCFKILLDPYSSMPSSTWEGEVEGLDKGTFEYALA from the exons ATGAGCAGTAGCTACTGCAACAACGTGTCAGTGACCATGAGTGTCAACGAGGTGTCCAGTTTCCCCCTGACCCTGGAGCAGAAAA GTTTCGCCTTTGTGGGGATCCTGTGTGTGTTTCTGGGACTTTTGATCATCAGATGCTTCAAAATCTTACTGGACCCCTACAGCAGTATGCCTTCCTCCACCTGGGAGGGTGAA GTTGAAGGGTTGGATAAAGGGACATTTGAATATGCTCTTGCATGA